The genomic stretch CAAAGCAAGAAATTTTAAGAGTGCTCAAGCCTAAGGGCTATTTGTTGGTGGTAACCCCAGCAGAACAGCATTTATATGCCATACGTGAAGCGCTATTTGACCAAGTAAATCCGCATCAGCCTGAAAAGTTTCTGCTTCAACTACAAGAAGAATTTGATTTAATTGAGCAGACTGTGGTGGATTCGACACTGCATTTGGAGCAGGCTCAACTGAAAAACCTGATCGCTATGACACCTTATGCCTATAAAGCCAAAGCAGAAAAACGTGAGTTATTGCAACAGCGTGAATCTTTAGAGGTGATGGCCAGTTTTCAAATTTATTTGTTTCAAAAAAAATAATTGGAATCAACGCCAATGCGCTAAAAAGCTTGTCTGCTCAAGCTTATATCGTAAAAAAACCAGCCATCGTGGGCTGGTTTTTTATCGCTCAAAAGAAGCTCAACAAAAGGTCTGGCGCTTATTGCACGTCGTTAATCAGATTTTCCAAAGAATCTCGTGCTGGCTTTGCTTCCTTTTTGGGAGCCGTTGGGGTAGGCGTCAAGCTTGGCTTGTTGCTGTCATCCCCTGGTAAATCTTCAAAGTCACTTGATGGTTTACGTGCAGGAACCACAGGTGCAGGTCGATAAATTGGACGCGCCAGTGGGAGTGAGTTTCGGTATTCATCTGCTTGTGTGTCAGCGTGATTACCCTCAGACGCCTGCGGTTGACCACGTTCTTCACGGGTTAATGGCGCACTGGCATTTTTGTCGAATTGAACCCAAGAGGATGGCGTGCCTTGTAAGGATTTATTCATAAATGACACCCAGATTGGCAAGGCAGCAATTCCTCCATATTCACGACGACCGAGTGTCGTCGGGCGGTCAAATCCAACCCAAGTCACTGTGACCAATTTACCATTAAAGCCTGCAAACCATGCATCTTTGGCGTCATTGGTGGTTCCGGTTTTACCTGCGATATCATCACGACCAATACTGAGTGCGGCACGGCCTGTACCATGCACAATTACATCACGTAAAATATTCGCCATTTCAAAGGCTGAACTCGACTTTAAGATCCGTTGTGCTTGGCGGTATTCACTTTGCTGTTCTTTGGTGAGTTTCTTGGTTTTTACTGTAGTATCAACTGCTTGGCTCGCACCTTGTTGAATGACTTCATCATCTGGCGTGGTGTGTTCAGGATCTGCGACAACAACCGGATTAGATTGTTCGCCAATACAGCGAATACACGCATATTCGGGTTTGTTTTCAAAGATGACTTTGCCATAGGCATCTTCAATACGGGTAATAAAGTGGGGTTGAACACGATAACCACCATTGGCAATGGCAGCATAACCTGTTGCCATTTGAATCGGGAGAACCTGCGGGGTACCCAGTGCAATGGTGTAGTTACGCGGGATTTGGTCATCTTGTAGGCCAAAATCAATCAGTAACTGACGGGCACGTTCAAGGCCAACACTTTGTAGCAGTCTGACGGAAACGGTATTCCGCGATAGATACAAGGCACGACGCAGTGGAATCATCCCCAGATAACGCCCATCGGAGTTCCGTGGTGACCAGCGACCAATGGTGATCGGTGCATCATCCACCATGGTATATGGGGTCATGCCACGCTCAAGTGCAAGCGAATAGACAAAGGGTTTAATGATTGAGCCCGGTTGACGCCAACCTTGAATCGCTCGGTTAAAGGTCGATTGATAGAAGTTATAACCACCAACAATAGCAACAATGGCACCATCATTTGGATCAATGGCAATCAATTGCCCCTGTACTTTGGGAATTTGAACCAAAGCCCATGAGGTTTTTTCTGAATTCGGTCTTAGGCGAATAATATCTTTGACTTTAACAATTTGACCCGCATTTGAGGGGGCGCCACCAACACTATTGGCATTGCGATAGGCGCGTGCCCAAGACATACCAGACCATGGAACGGTCACTTTACTGCCATCTTGTAGCAGGGCTTCAAAACTGTTGCTACTGACTTTAATGACTTCAGCTGGAAAGGTATTGGCATAGGCCATGAAGTCTTTTAGCGGTTTATCATGTGCTTCGGCACCTCGCCAGCCATGACGACGATCATAGTCTTCTAAACCTTTTTGTACCGCATCTTCAGCATATTGTTGGCGCTGGCTATTAATTGTGGTGTACACCTTATAGCCCGAATCGGTGGCTTGTTCACCAAACTTTTCCACCAATTCAGCACGGACCATTTCACCAACATAAGGGAATTTATTGTTGATGCTACGATCTGGCATTTGCAAATCAATTGGCTCTGCAACTGCCGTTTGATATTCATTTTGATTGATATAGCCCAGTTGTAACATTCGGCCTAAAATCCAATTGCGACGTTCAAGTGCGCGATCTGGATTAACGACAGGATTATATTTTGAGGGTGCTTTGGGCAGGCCTGCAATCATGGCCATCTGTGCGATGCTAAGTTCGTTTAAGTTCTTGTCATAATAAATTTTTGCTGCTGCGGCAATCCCATAGGCATTTTTACCGAGAAAGATTTTATTGACGTACAGCGCTAAAATATCTTCTTTGGATAAGTTTTGTTCGATTTTTCGTGCTAGGAATACTTCTGTCAACTTACGTTTTAGGGTTCGGTCTGCACTTAAATAATAATTCTTTGCCACCTGCATGGTGATGGTTGAACCACCTGTCTGCACGTTTGAACGCATTAATGTTTCACTCAGCGCACGGCCAAGGCTCTTAAAACTAATCCCACTATGCTCAAAAAATGAAGAATCTTCAGCCGCTAAAAAAGCCTGAATGAAGTGAGGTGGAATTTGTTTGTACTCAACAGGGACTGAAAGCTTACCGCCATATTCAGCAATTAACTGATTATCAGCTGAATATACTTGCAGCGGTTTGATCAATGGCGCTTTTTTGAGTGAGCTCATTTCAGGTAGGGATGGGGCAATATAGAGATACATGCCGTAGAAGCCCATAGGAATCGCGACCAAGAGCATAATGATCAGCAAAAAAAAGGGATGAATTGAACCTGAACGAGATAGCTTTTTCATAACAAGTAAGTTTTAATATGAGCTAATGGCAACGAATTGCTGGTCAGTATAACTTCTCATGTAATAGATTGTTAGATGAGAGTCAGTTCCTATAAAAAAATAAGACCAACAGCATTTCGTTTTTGTTATTGAGGATAACAAAGACTAGGAAAATATCGTGCTTAGACTATTTCGTAAGCAAAATAGGAAATTAATAGGTGTTGATATTAGTTCTACATCTGTAAAAATACTAGAGCTTTCTAAAAAAAATGATCGGTATTGGGTGGAAAGCTACGGTCTAAGTCCTTTGGTTGAAGGCAGTGTTGTCGAAAAAAATATTTTAAATCCAGAACTTGTCGCTGATGCACTTGAGCGTGCCATTCAAATTGCCAATCCTGAAGGCTTAAATATTGCAGTTGCAGTACCGACCTCCATGGTGATTCATAAAGTGATTGAAATGGATGCCGACCTTACAGACGATGAGCGTGAAGTCCAAATACGCCTAGATGCAGAACAGTACATTCCATTCCCCTTAGAAGAGGTCAGTCTCGATTTTGAAGTCTTGCCTGAACCAACTGATGATCCGAACCGAGTCAATGTCTTACTTGCAGCAACACGCACTGAAAATATCGATGCGCGCTTAGAAGTTTTGGAGTTGGCAAACTTAGATGCAGTGGTTGCTGACGTAGAGAGTTATGCCTTAGAGCGTTCTTTCGCGGTTTTTGCAGACTGTATGCCGATAGGAGTCAATACCGTGGGCATACTCGATATTGGCCACACCATGACCACCTTATCTGTATTGCATCATGGCCAAATCATTTATACCCGTGAGCATATTTTTGGGGGCAAGCAGCTTACTCAAGAAGTCCAAAACCGTTATGGGTTGTCCTATGAGGAAGCTGGCCGTGCTAAAAAAACTAAAAACTTACCCAGTGATTATGAAACTGAAGTATTAATTCCTTTTTTAGAGACGGTGGTGCAGCAAGCATCGCGATCTTTACAATTCTTTTTCTCCTCCACCTTATTTAATGATGTCGACCATTTGTTATTGGCCGGTGGAAATGCCAATATCGCAGGGCTATCCAAGTTGTTGGAACAGAAGTTGGGTTATCGTGTGACCATTGCCAATCCGTTTTTACAAATGGGTTTTTCACCGCAAATTGATCTCAAAAAAATTGAGAATGATGCGCCTTCTTTGATGGTGGCATGTGGTCTTGCCTTACGGTGTTTTGATTCATGAGTAAAATCAACTTACTTCCGTGGCGAGAACAGCAGAGAGAACAAAAGAAAAAAAAGTTTCTCGCAATGATGATCTTTAGCGCTATTTTTGCGGTGATGGGCGTTTTATTGGGCTGGTCATATTTTGCATATATATTAGATGATCAAGCGCAAGCCAATCAGCTTATTGAAAGCAGTAATCAAAGCTTAGATGTACAACTCAAAAATATTGAAGGTCTAAAAGAACAACGAAATGCCGTCATTGCACGTATGCAACTGATTCAAGGCTTACAGGGGCAACGCCCAATTACGGTACGGTTGGTTGATGAGCTGGTTCGGGTTACTCCACCAAATCTTTATTTCACTAAAATTAGCCGTGTAGAAGAACATTTTAGCCTTGAGGGCAAGGCTGACAATCCTCAAACTGTTGCTGAGTTGCTTCGAAATTTAGATGCCTCCGAATGGTATCGCAATGCTGGAATGAGTTCATTTGTTGCAGTGGATGAACATAAGTTCAAAGAAGTGCGCACGACAGTCCCTCGTCCTGAAGAAAATTATGGCAGTTTTGTGGTCACTGTCGATATTGGAGAAATCGCCAGTGTCATCATGCCTAAGGCCAAAGCGACGAAGGTAGCAAAATGAAGCGCGAGTCTGTCAAAACAGCTGAAACCGAAGAACTGGTGGTGAAAAAGTCAAAATTGACGATTGCTAAATTTTTTCAACAATTTAATACGCTCGACATGCAAGGCTATGGCGGCTGGCCGTTATCGGTAAAAATCACCTGTTGTCTATTTATATTTTTATTCGTCAGCTTATTGGGTTATTTTTTTGTGGTTCAACCTAAATTAAGTGCCATTGAAGCTGCTGAGGCACAGCAGCAGAGTTTATTGAGTGCCTATAAAGAAAAAGACTCAAAGCTTCGGAATTTAAAGCAATATCAAGATCAACTACAACAAATGGAGTCTAATTTTAATCAACAATTGGCGCAGCTACCCAAAGAGACTGAGATTCCAAGTTTGGTTGAGGATATTCATCAGTCAGCGCTGCAATCAGGCTTAAAGATTAAGAACATTCGTCTAGAAAATGAAATTCAACAAGATTTCTTTATTGAGCAACCGATTTTGATTGAGGCACAGGGCGATTACCATGCTTTTGGGCAGTTTGTCAGTACCTTGGCTGAGTTGCCACGTATTGTGACTTTACATGACTTTGTGATTAGCGCACAGGACATGAAGGGCAAAGCTGAGGTGCCGATTGTTGAGTATTCAATTAAGTCGAAAACCTATCGCTATGTAGGGCGCTCAGATCAAGCACAAGCAGATGACAACGTGAAGAAAACAAGTGCGGGACGATAAGATGAAGCACTTTCAAATGATTGCTGTAATGCTATTGGGGGGCATTTTAAACGGTTGCAGCTCCAAAATTGATGCAGTCAATTTTCAAATGGCGGATATTAACAATCAAGCACCCTTACCGGTTGAGGCTGCACCTGAATTTAAGGCCGTGCCGAAATTCCAATATGCAGCACAACCACTCAGGAATCCATTTTTACCCAACTCCATCGCCAATGAATTGAAAATGACTTCAAATAAGCGGGCAAAACCGAGCGTGTTGAGAGTCAAACAACCACTTGAGCAATTTATGCTTGAAACATTACAGATGAAAGGGACGTTGCAGATTGGCAGTGGTCGTCGCGTTGCTTTAATTAAAATGCCAGATGGACATTTGGAGCAAGTGCAGTTAGGTGATTACTTAGGATTAAATCAGGGTAAAATTATTAAAATATCGGAAACACAAATTGATTTGGTTGAACTAATTTCAGATGGACAGTCAGGATATATCGCCAGACCTCGGAGTTTACTGCTGATTCAACCTGTAGATTAATTGCGTTGAATGCAGCCGTTGCATGTATTAGGTTTCGTTAGCCTTCATGACTGTTCTCTATACTTCGCTAAACAGCACAATAGTGAAAATGAAAAAAATAAAATAAGCATCTAAGGGAGTATCAGGTAATGAATTTCAAATTGCGTCAAATCGTCTTGGCGATGGTTTCATACGCGATATTCACTACAGTTTCTGCTCAGGTGAATATAACCAAAATTCTGCCTGAATATAAGCCAGAGCAAGGCACTGAACTGCATATTATATTTGATGGTCTTCCTCCTGAGCCTCAGTCTTATCAGCTCGATCATCCCAAGCGCTTGGTTCTAGACTTTAAGGACAGCAAACAGCTCCTTAAACAGCAGACAATTGCACTGACAGGAGCGGAAGCCTCAAGTGTGACTTTAAGTGAAGATGTACAACGCACACGGCTCACCATCAATTTAGGACAGTTTCAAAGTTTTAGTCGACGAGTGGAAGGTAATCGTTTTATTTTGAAAATTAATCCTGTCACCGCCGTTGTGGCAGCGCCAGTGGTCGCTGCTAAACCGATTGTGGCTGGAGTGAGTCAGATTGATTTTCAGCGTGGCGAGCTGGGGGAAGCGCAAGTTGTTTTTGATTTACTGGGAACACATACTCCAATTGATATTCAACAGCAAGGCAATCAGGTGGTGGTTCGAGTGCTGAATCATCCATTGCCTACGTATCTGTTGAAACGCTTTAATGTGCAGGACTTTGCGACCTTGGTCAGTAATATCGAAGCACAGAATGAAGCAAATCATGGTGTGATTCGTATTCAAACACTAAAGCCTGCGGAATATATGGCTTATCAAGCAGACAATAAACTGTTGTTAAGCTTTAAAGATCCAGAAAATAAAAATGCAAAACAGCCATTGGGACAGGTTTATAACGGGAAGAAAATTTCTTTAGATTTTCAAGATATTGAAATACGTCGGGTATTACAGCTTTTGGCCGATTTTACGGGGATGAATGTAGTGACCTCCGATTCGGTGCAAGGCAATATTAGTTTAAAACTCAAAGATGTACCTTGGGATCAAGCACTTGATCTTATCTTAAAAACCAAAGGACTAGACAAGCGTCGCAATGGTAATGCGATTTGGATTGCGCCTGTAGCGGAGTTGATTAAGTCTGACGAAGATGAAGCCAAGGCGATGGCGCAGAGTAGTAAGTCTGCGGTTTTGCATACCGAATATATTCAATTGAAGTATGCCAAAGCAGTTGATATTGAAAAGTTAATTGTTCAGGGGCGCAATAGCAGCAGTGCGGCAGAACCGACAAAAACGGCATCAGGCAATGAGGTGCAAAATGACAACAATGGCAGTTTACTGAGTCCTAGGGGAACACTCTCCGTCGACTTACGTACCAATACCTTGATTGTGACGGATACTGCAAAAAAAATTGAACAGATTCAAAAAATGATTGATCAGCTGGATGTTGCAGTAAAGCAGGTCATGATTGAAGCCAGAATTGTACGCGCCACAACCGATTTCACCAAAGACATGGGGGTGAAATGGGGAATGATTTCTCGAAATAACGATGTGTTGATTGGCGGAAGTGATACCACTTTATGGGATCTGCGTAAATCCAATCAAAATGTTAAAACGATTGAATCAAATGAAAAAATTCAACATCCACAAAATCTCAATGTCGACCTTGGCGTGAGTACGCAGGGCGTGAGTCGAATTGCTTTTGGATTAATTAATATTTCAGACTTTATGCTCGATTTGGAGTTATCTGCTTTGCAAGCCGATGGTTATGGCGAAGTGATTTCGACACCGAAGGTGATGACCGCAGATAAACAGAAAGCCAAAGTCGCCTCAGGAAAAGAAGTGCCTTATCAAACCTATGGTGAGAATAACAGCGGTTCTCGAACTTCATTTAAGAGTGCATTGCTCAGTTTAGATGTGACCCCAAGCATTACACCCGATGGCAAAGTTCAGATGCAGCTGAATATCACCAGTGACTCACCAGGCGATACTGCACCGAATGGTGAAATTATTTTAAATAAGAACGAAATCAACACCAATGTGCTGGTCAGCAATGGTGAAACGGTGGTGCTTGGAGGGATCTTTCAACAAGAGACCCGCAATAAACAAACCCGAGTTCCAGTGCTTGGGAGTATTCCGATTATTGGTCGTTTATTCCGCCGAGATGAAAAATCTGATAATAAATCAGAACTGTTGATTTTCGTGACGCCAAGAATTGTTAATGACAGTCTTACAAGAAATCATTAATATGGTTTTAATCAAAGCAATAGAAAAGGTGACTCCTTGCTAAGCAATGAGTTTTGCAGTCTACCCAATATCTATCTGGTCGGGCCGATGGGCGCGGGGAAAACCACAGTAGGTCGGCATTTGGCGGATTTACTGAATCGGCAGTTCCTCGATAGTGACCATGAGATCGAACGTAAAACGGGTGCGAGTATTCCTTGGATTTTTGAAAAAGAAGGGGAAATGGGCTTTCGTAGTCGAGAAACTGCGGTGATTGACGAACTTACTGCGCAGTCGCATATGGTGGTTGCGACCGGTGGTGGGGCAGTCACTCAGGCAGAAAACCGCACTTTTCTGAAAAATCGTGGCATTGTGGTTTACCTTTATACGCCAGTTGAAATTCAATTACAGCGGACTTATCGCGATAAAAATCGACCCTTGTTGCAGGTGGAAAATCCTGAGCAAAAATTAAATGATCTTTTAAAAATTCGCGATCCGTTATACCGTGACGTCGCGCATTATATTATTGAAACCAATCAGGGCGCTGCTCGTGATCTGGCACATAAGATTTTGCAGTTGATTACCGCTTGAACACTTAAGTTTTTTATATTCAATTGATTTGCTTTATTGGCATAGGACATTATGCAGACTTTACATGTTGAACTTGGAGATCGACGTTATCCGATCTTTATTGGGAGCGATTTAGATTCACAACAATTACTTGCACCTTATATTTCGGGTAAGCAAGTGATGGTCGTGACCAATACCACGGTTGCCCCTTTATATCTTGAACATTATCTAGATGCTTTAACCGCATTGGGAAAAGTCGTATCGACCTGTGTTCTGCCAGATGGTGAACAATATAAAAATATCGAGCATTTGAATCTGATCTTTGATGCTTTATTGTCTGCAGGGTTTAACCGCGATTGTACCGTACTTGCCTTAGGGGGCGGTGTTATTGGTGATATGGCAGGCTTTGCCGCAGCATGTTTCCAACGTGGTGTGTATTTTGTTCAAGTACCGACAACATTGCTGTCTCAAGTAGATTCGAGTGTTGGTGGTAAAACAGGGATTAATCACCCACTTGGCAAAAATATGATTGGTGCCTTTCAGCAGCCTCAAGTGGTGTTGGCAGATATGTCCCACCTTAAAACCTTGCCAAAACGTGAGCTTTCTGCGGGCCTTGCTGAAATTATTAAATATGCACTGCTCGGTGATACCGAATTTCTGGTCTGGCTAGAACAGCACATGGAAAAATTGCTAGCAGGTGATCCGATTTTACTTGCTGAAGCGGTTTATCGCTCTTGCGCACACAAAGCACGAATTGTAGCCAGTGATGAGAAAGAGCAAGGTGAGCGCGCCTTATTGAACTTAGGTCATACCTTTGGTCATGCCATTGAATCTTATCTTGGTTATGGCAACTGGTTACATGGCGAAGCGGTTGCAACGGGGATGGTCATGGCAGCAGATTTGTCTGAGCGCATGGGATGGATCAGTACAGTAGATCTTGATCGCGTTAAAAAGATTATTCAATCTGCAGACTTACCAATCGTATGCCCTAAAATTCCATTGGATGAATTTTTAGCTTATATGGCACATGACAAAAAAGTCCTAAATGGCCAATTGCGCTTGGTGCTTCTCAAGCAGCTCGGTCAGGCGACAATTGGCAGTGATTTCGATGTTGAATCAATGCACCAAGCCATTCTCGCAAATCAGCAATAATTTCAAGGTAACTGCTTCATGACCCGAACACATTTAAATTGGCAAAATATTCGACACTATATTTGGTTGATTGGTGCTGTGCTATGTCTTGTTGCAGCCTTTATTTTCTGGGCTGTAACGGATGTTCGAGAATTGGTGATTGAAGAGGATCCGATTGAAGAAGTACAGGTGCAAATTCAGCCCGAAAAAGTGGCTGCCACAACTAATTTAGGCAGTCTAGAAAATGCGGTGCGACCTTTAGAAATGACCACACGTGTGGTGGCTTCGGGGAATCATGATCCAGAGTTTCGGGGAACTAAATTTCTACAAGCCAATCAAAAAAATTGGAGCATAGAACTGTTTCGCGTCACTGAGGAAGAAGTGATTAAGAATTTTTTATTGCAGCAACCTGATCGCAATAAATTTGTTTATTTTCGCTTAAGTGGTGAAAATCAAGCAGAACAATATGTTTTGGGTTATGGACTGTTCTCAAATGAGGTGCAAGTCAATACTGCATTATCACAGTTGAATATTAAACTGCCTGTATCCGTGAAGCCTGCACCGATTCAGTTCAGTCAATATATCGCTTTGGTTAACGATATGGGCAGTGAAGAGTTGGCGATCAATAAAGAACTGTATGAGGTCAAATTAAAACCGGCCGCATTACCAATTATTGATGAAACGATACTGGCACAAGTAAAGTCTGGGTTGGCCGCCATTGGCGCTGGTACAACCACCACCAAAACGACGGTGACGACTAAGGATGAACAAGGTAATGTGGTTGATGTACAACGCTCGCAGAGCACCGTTAAGCCACCGCTAGAGAATAAGCCGAAAGAATCAACCACGCCCAACAATGAAAAGAAAGCCAGCAATCACGAAGTTACAGATCCATTTAATTAAAAGTGATTGTCTAAGTACTAAAATGGCGCAAGCCAGATTAGTAAGAAAAATAAGCGCACCTTTGGGGTGCGCTTTTTATTTGGTGTATTATTTTTAGTGCAAAGAATTGAATATTTCTGATGTTTTTTAACGCGTTGATTACTTCTCAATTGTTGGCATATTTTTTGCTGTAATTGAGTACTAATTGGAAAATATGTCCCCATTTTGGCGCAAAAAACCTCTAATAGTAT from Acinetobacter pullicarnis encodes the following:
- the ponA gene encoding penicillin-binding protein PBP1a — its product is MKKLSRSGSIHPFFLLIIMLLVAIPMGFYGMYLYIAPSLPEMSSLKKAPLIKPLQVYSADNQLIAEYGGKLSVPVEYKQIPPHFIQAFLAAEDSSFFEHSGISFKSLGRALSETLMRSNVQTGGSTITMQVAKNYYLSADRTLKRKLTEVFLARKIEQNLSKEDILALYVNKIFLGKNAYGIAAAAKIYYDKNLNELSIAQMAMIAGLPKAPSKYNPVVNPDRALERRNWILGRMLQLGYINQNEYQTAVAEPIDLQMPDRSINNKFPYVGEMVRAELVEKFGEQATDSGYKVYTTINSQRQQYAEDAVQKGLEDYDRRHGWRGAEAHDKPLKDFMAYANTFPAEVIKVSSNSFEALLQDGSKVTVPWSGMSWARAYRNANSVGGAPSNAGQIVKVKDIIRLRPNSEKTSWALVQIPKVQGQLIAIDPNDGAIVAIVGGYNFYQSTFNRAIQGWRQPGSIIKPFVYSLALERGMTPYTMVDDAPITIGRWSPRNSDGRYLGMIPLRRALYLSRNTVSVRLLQSVGLERARQLLIDFGLQDDQIPRNYTIALGTPQVLPIQMATGYAAIANGGYRVQPHFITRIEDAYGKVIFENKPEYACIRCIGEQSNPVVVADPEHTTPDDEVIQQGASQAVDTTVKTKKLTKEQQSEYRQAQRILKSSSAFEMANILRDVIVHGTGRAALSIGRDDIAGKTGTTNDAKDAWFAGFNGKLVTVTWVGFDRPTTLGRREYGGIAALPIWVSFMNKSLQGTPSSWVQFDKNASAPLTREERGQPQASEGNHADTQADEYRNSLPLARPIYRPAPVVPARKPSSDFEDLPGDDSNKPSLTPTPTAPKKEAKPARDSLENLINDVQ
- a CDS encoding pilus assembly protein PilM, with the protein product MLRLFRKQNRKLIGVDISSTSVKILELSKKNDRYWVESYGLSPLVEGSVVEKNILNPELVADALERAIQIANPEGLNIAVAVPTSMVIHKVIEMDADLTDDEREVQIRLDAEQYIPFPLEEVSLDFEVLPEPTDDPNRVNVLLAATRTENIDARLEVLELANLDAVVADVESYALERSFAVFADCMPIGVNTVGILDIGHTMTTLSVLHHGQIIYTREHIFGGKQLTQEVQNRYGLSYEEAGRAKKTKNLPSDYETEVLIPFLETVVQQASRSLQFFFSSTLFNDVDHLLLAGGNANIAGLSKLLEQKLGYRVTIANPFLQMGFSPQIDLKKIENDAPSLMVACGLALRCFDS
- a CDS encoding PilN domain-containing protein, whose product is MSKINLLPWREQQREQKKKKFLAMMIFSAIFAVMGVLLGWSYFAYILDDQAQANQLIESSNQSLDVQLKNIEGLKEQRNAVIARMQLIQGLQGQRPITVRLVDELVRVTPPNLYFTKISRVEEHFSLEGKADNPQTVAELLRNLDASEWYRNAGMSSFVAVDEHKFKEVRTTVPRPEENYGSFVVTVDIGEIASVIMPKAKATKVAK
- a CDS encoding type IV pilus inner membrane component PilO, giving the protein MKRESVKTAETEELVVKKSKLTIAKFFQQFNTLDMQGYGGWPLSVKITCCLFIFLFVSLLGYFFVVQPKLSAIEAAEAQQQSLLSAYKEKDSKLRNLKQYQDQLQQMESNFNQQLAQLPKETEIPSLVEDIHQSALQSGLKIKNIRLENEIQQDFFIEQPILIEAQGDYHAFGQFVSTLAELPRIVTLHDFVISAQDMKGKAEVPIVEYSIKSKTYRYVGRSDQAQADDNVKKTSAGR
- a CDS encoding pilus assembly protein PilP, which gives rise to MKHFQMIAVMLLGGILNGCSSKIDAVNFQMADINNQAPLPVEAAPEFKAVPKFQYAAQPLRNPFLPNSIANELKMTSNKRAKPSVLRVKQPLEQFMLETLQMKGTLQIGSGRRVALIKMPDGHLEQVQLGDYLGLNQGKIIKISETQIDLVELISDGQSGYIARPRSLLLIQPVD
- a CDS encoding type IV pilus secretin PilQ, translating into MNFKLRQIVLAMVSYAIFTTVSAQVNITKILPEYKPEQGTELHIIFDGLPPEPQSYQLDHPKRLVLDFKDSKQLLKQQTIALTGAEASSVTLSEDVQRTRLTINLGQFQSFSRRVEGNRFILKINPVTAVVAAPVVAAKPIVAGVSQIDFQRGELGEAQVVFDLLGTHTPIDIQQQGNQVVVRVLNHPLPTYLLKRFNVQDFATLVSNIEAQNEANHGVIRIQTLKPAEYMAYQADNKLLLSFKDPENKNAKQPLGQVYNGKKISLDFQDIEIRRVLQLLADFTGMNVVTSDSVQGNISLKLKDVPWDQALDLILKTKGLDKRRNGNAIWIAPVAELIKSDEDEAKAMAQSSKSAVLHTEYIQLKYAKAVDIEKLIVQGRNSSSAAEPTKTASGNEVQNDNNGSLLSPRGTLSVDLRTNTLIVTDTAKKIEQIQKMIDQLDVAVKQVMIEARIVRATTDFTKDMGVKWGMISRNNDVLIGGSDTTLWDLRKSNQNVKTIESNEKIQHPQNLNVDLGVSTQGVSRIAFGLINISDFMLDLELSALQADGYGEVISTPKVMTADKQKAKVASGKEVPYQTYGENNSGSRTSFKSALLSLDVTPSITPDGKVQMQLNITSDSPGDTAPNGEIILNKNEINTNVLVSNGETVVLGGIFQQETRNKQTRVPVLGSIPIIGRLFRRDEKSDNKSELLIFVTPRIVNDSLTRNH
- the aroK gene encoding shikimate kinase AroK; its protein translation is MLSNEFCSLPNIYLVGPMGAGKTTVGRHLADLLNRQFLDSDHEIERKTGASIPWIFEKEGEMGFRSRETAVIDELTAQSHMVVATGGGAVTQAENRTFLKNRGIVVYLYTPVEIQLQRTYRDKNRPLLQVENPEQKLNDLLKIRDPLYRDVAHYIIETNQGAARDLAHKILQLITA
- the aroB gene encoding 3-dehydroquinate synthase — encoded protein: MQTLHVELGDRRYPIFIGSDLDSQQLLAPYISGKQVMVVTNTTVAPLYLEHYLDALTALGKVVSTCVLPDGEQYKNIEHLNLIFDALLSAGFNRDCTVLALGGGVIGDMAGFAAACFQRGVYFVQVPTTLLSQVDSSVGGKTGINHPLGKNMIGAFQQPQVVLADMSHLKTLPKRELSAGLAEIIKYALLGDTEFLVWLEQHMEKLLAGDPILLAEAVYRSCAHKARIVASDEKEQGERALLNLGHTFGHAIESYLGYGNWLHGEAVATGMVMAADLSERMGWISTVDLDRVKKIIQSADLPIVCPKIPLDEFLAYMAHDKKVLNGQLRLVLLKQLGQATIGSDFDVESMHQAILANQQ